The Aedes albopictus strain Foshan chromosome 1, AalbF5, whole genome shotgun sequence genomic interval agagaaccaaccatctggGTCATAATTGCAACGTGCAACAGTCGAGCAATAACTTTCTCAAGTGGATCTTGAAACAATACGTTTGATTCGTCGAGACAATGGAGTCGTATAaaacccaacaggaaaaaaatcgATAATTCTAGTCTAGGTAAATCCTAGCATCCTACTATGTAGTGAATATTTGTACCTTCTTGCATATTTTACCTCCACAGATCTCAAATCTGTACCACATCGAAAATGTTGTTTTCTTATTACTATTGCAAACCTACCTTTCGTAACGATTTGCACCGGTTCCGAATAGTGCGAATCGCTCAAATCCATCGGCGCAGAGTATTCGTTGATCAGCAGCGGTTGGGCCGCGCTCGTCAACTCGGCATATATGTGATCGGGTGCCCCCGTTCCCTGAATAATGGTTGTACCCTCCTGGGGGGCCGAAGGTTCAGCGTATATGGTTTCGTGCGGTGTAGGACTAGTGCTGGGGGCAAGATGACGATACAGTATGCCGGTGAACGCCACAAAATCATCGCCACTGTTTTCGCATTCGCTTAGGCAATTCAGGATGTTGCCGATGATTTTCACTTTTCCACTCTCGGTGAAATGGCCATCCAGAAGCTCGTTTGTGTGTTTGGATATGGCTTCATACCTTTCCGGTGATTGCTTCTCCTTGATTGTTTCTAATGTTTGATTGATAATCTTTTTGTCATCCTTAGAAAATGCTTTCGATGGCTTGTGTGTCATGGTAAAGGAAGCATTCGATATTACGTCTCCGGATTCATCTGAGCACCTCCTGCGGCAGACTTTGAAAATGACTATGGACAAAATTATAATTATCAGCAAGACTACAACAGTCCCACCAATTATAATGTATTGATAGTAATCACTGTATTGGAGTGACTCGATTTCATCCGGGCTTACGAAATGCGGTTCCACCTTTTTCTCCTTTTGACTGCGTGAGCAATCGATTGTTCGTGTTGTTTCATCACAGACTTGTTGCATGTACACTTTCACATTGAATGTGGACGCGTTGAAGCAGTACTTCAACGTTTCATCTATTCTACAGTAGCTCTCCGTTAGTAGTTTGTCGTAGTCTTGAAAATAGAGCTCCTGCAACCAGTGATCGTCGCAGTTGCACAGCTTGTTGAACGAAGTTTCACTCAAGGAACATTCCTTGTGTTGGAAGAAGCTGAAACTACGGATGGCTGGGAATGTCacggaattcccgtggaatttgcAAACTTCCGGTGATGACGTTCTCTCCAGTGTGAAGTAGTTGAACTCTCCAAACGAGTTGTTCAAAAACTGTACACTCGTCCAGCCTTGCTTTTGGAAGAACCAATTTTTCCCCGTCACCTTGATTATGTTGTTGGTGATTTTGCTGGTAATTCCTGTGAATTTAATCGCATCGGCAGCGATTTcatcgattctgaaagtagaaATAATACATGTTGAAGTTAAAAATGTCAGGATTTAAGTTTTTATAAActttctctaatttttttttttgttaaacctGTGAATGATACCAAGTTCATCACATGCATCATCTAGGCGATTATTTCAATACACAAAATAGTTTGAGCACGTATAAAGGAAGAAACTGACGTTGAATATGTTTCAGAAGTAAAtccaaggcgccgtccacaattTACGCAACGCTTCAGGGAGGAACGAGGGAAAGTACGGCTAAgcattacggtccatacaaaaaaaaaatcaggattttCATACAGAAAAGCGTAGAGAATTGTTTGATGATCTTTTTTGTAGTGACACGTGCTCActtctttaaaaacaaaacaatattaaCAAATGTAGCAAACAGCACTTCAATCATTTGTTTAGTGCAAACAGTTATACCCTGCTAAGCAGTAAGAACAGCATCCCTATTTGTGTAATAGCATCACTTAAACCTAATTGATCAGCAATCATGTATACCGCAAGTACCCAGGTAGTAGGTAGTATCAATCGTATAAATACTAAACAGCCATTTACTTACACGTTATTTTGCATGTTGAAAATCATCATTCCACTGTCAGCTATGAAGCTTTTCTCGATCTTCCGTATCTTGCAAGCGGTCATGGTGAAATATCTACAGAGAAGCTGTTGGGACAGAGCAATAGATACATAAATTTCAGAGTCATCCCATATCGATATAGTTTGCATGCATTACCTTCTCGGTGATTGCCTCCGACTTCAGAACGTCTATCCTGCAGTTTTCGAATATCAATGAGTCTATTTTATTCACATCGAACGCTTTGGCTGAGATCTCTTCGATGGTGCTGTTTATGAACTGTATCTGCCGGAACGACGCCCTCAGTTCGAACAGGGTTTTTATTGCACTGTTGACGATGTCGATCTGTTTAGAATAACATATTCATATTAGCAAAATATTTGAATCTGGTTCCATTAGTCGTGCATCACAATGTACCTTTGTTGAAATCGAGTTTCTGAACGCATCTTCCTGTATTCGGATGTCTCTGACACCGTTGAAAAGTATCTCGCTCTCCGCTACGGAAAATGCCTCGGGCATAATGATAACCTCCTGTGCTCTCGTCACATTGAGCTTAAATTCTTCTGTAAAATGttgaaaaataatcattttctgaaattttctatacCGATTTCACTTACGACAAAACGTATGTTTGCTGAACACAACCGTGTGGATGTTGTACACCTCCAGCTCCGGGTAGGTCCCATTATTTCGACAGAGCGCTTCGTCCAGGAACTCCACATGCTCGCGACCATCGTTTCCAGCGAAATTGCCCGTTACGAGCATTCGATTCAATAAGCAGCCCTCGAACTGTTTCGTGTGGATCAGCACTCGTGCGTGACGTTGCACTAGCAGCAAGTTGAGGCTTTTGGCCTCCTTGGGAATGTAATATTGTCCAGATAGCGTCAGCTGAAAAAAAGGAAGATACGGGTCAAATTAATTGCTTAAATTTTATATACAGTATTTATTAATATTAATAATTCATTATTATATAAGTACCATTCCATAATACCGAACcccggatggaaccttgcgggagtcctgaggttatgtgaaagcacttccgacccacctctgtgtcgtaaactaatactcgattctggaagtaacttatagaatcttgtacaggtattcGAGTATcaccagacgcaggagcgcatcggcaatagccggccaactggcgctattgcaCGCGTTCCTTACATTCGGAGtcacggtttttgtaaccgacaggatagcgtagCCATTTACACCCTCtgtgtacctcaacattctattgaggatgatcttttcgagcaccttacccgccgtgtcgatcaagcatattaatctatgtgccgacgggtctccggtctccgggtggtttccccgtctttggcaatagaaccaggctctgcctctttccaacttctggaaaaactccctcgtccaggcatttctgcatggcagacctgaacatctcgggagtttCTGCGATAACTACTTTTGAGGCCATGTTCGGATCTCCGTCCGGACGTGGGGCCTTATCTACGCCAAGGGACTTTGTTATCCCCGCAAGTTTCACTTCGGTGactctctcctcatcgccagccccagtcccggcTGCGCTATTCTACAAAacgaggccaaggactaggatcatgacgcggaaaaagcccttcgacgatcccctccaacatctctagaGATTACTCTGTATTACACCTCTCGTTTGGCCTCTCGTTTAGACCATTGCGAtcttgtaggcatcaccccacggattcgcattcaCACTCTGACAGAGATCCTCGAAGtacgcctttttgcttgcccttatctcggtcttcagcgcggcttatttagtggcgaacaccacccgccgttcgtttcgctctttctcagatcgtgctcgctgcatccgccgcctagcccgtaggcaggcgcggacCAGATCAGCAATCACTTGAGTCCACctagccggtggtctcccattcctagggtggactcgcctaggcatggtcgcatcgcacgcacacgagagcaccgctaccagcttgtagtcgtctaaaccaagtaggtttcgctcacagcggagcgtctcccttcgtcgaagtatgatgtcttccacctgcgagggcttggccttggcctatccGCCTCTTTCTCGTCATATAGTCCGGCATCTCCGTGAATTGCTCGATCagccaccgtggaggcgcataacagctacaaaagaagaccctgtttaccttggcgaccacgaagccctcataggtagtagacaccaactcatgGACGGGGCATTTTCCCATGGTCCATATCgctgccatttttctggacccatccacgacacaattgccgttgccggtggaTACTCGGTACGGGTCCGCTATGATCCGCTAtgatcc includes:
- the LOC115260725 gene encoding uncharacterized protein LOC115260725; this encodes MYPASMGSTKFQLIFIVILVYQINSIDTREHAEQHPAVFRRTDDGGGYEGTPTATPSADANHSHAAGELVRSGVSSETIGLSKQGAKNSFTGNESADFWPRLRRSVGGSATTGQTGSQSLCNKEGCSCLDQPILTIDCEVHDRELTLSGQYYIPKEAKSLNLLLVQRHARVLIHTKQFEGCLLNRMLVTGNFAGNDGREHVEFLDEALCRNNGTYPELEVYNIHTVVFSKHTFCQEFKLNVTRAQEVIIMPEAFSVAESEILFNGVRDIRIQEDAFRNSISTKIDIVNSAIKTLFELRASFRQIQFINSTIEEISAKAFDVNKIDSLIFENCRIDVLKSEAITEKLLCRYFTMTACKIRKIEKSFIADSGMMIFNMQNNVIDEIAADAIKFTGITSKITNNIIKVTGKNWFFQKQGWTSVQFLNNSFGEFNYFTLERTSSPEVCKFHGNSVTFPAIRSFSFFQHKECSLSETSFNKLCNCDDHWLQELYFQDYDKLLTESYCRIDETLKYCFNASTFNVKVYMQQVCDETTRTIDCSRSQKEKKVEPHFVSPDEIESLQYSDYYQYIIIGGTVVVLLIIIILSIVIFKVCRRRCSDESGDVISNASFTMTHKPSKAFSKDDKKIINQTLETIKEKQSPERYEAISKHTNELLDGHFTESGKVKIIGNILNCLSECENSGDDFVAFTGILYRHLAPSTSPTPHETIYAEPSAPQEGTTIIQGTGAPDHIYAELTSAAQPLLINEYSAPMDLSDSHYSEPVQIVTKDNTRTLITPYAIGNNIGDVMMHQQPGPSRNLPDILNSNSGNNNSPGTSYSKPGGATHPNAITVAEPLRYMDRSPTTSREIPEYTLPAKKVPPPKPALRREPTVESDSGSSTSNSDHSEHSGGSDITVKIDDIVEYADA